In a single window of the Cervus elaphus chromosome 1, mCerEla1.1, whole genome shotgun sequence genome:
- the DENND2B gene encoding DENN domain-containing protein 2B isoform X3: MWSPQDRKYNNPPTQLSLKPGSQSLRSGNWSERKSHRLPRLPKRHSHDDMLLLAQLSLPSSPSSLNEDSLSTTSELLSSRRARRVPKLVQRINSIYNAKRGKKRLKKLSMSSIETSSLRDENSESESDSDDRFKAHTQRLVHIQSMLKRAPSYRTLELELLEWQERELFEYFVVVSLRKKPSRNTYLPEVSYQFPKLDRPTKQMREAEERLKAIPQFCFPDAKDWLPVSEYSSETFSFMLTGEDGSRRFGYCRRLLPSGKGPRLPEVYCVISRLGCFGLFSKVLDEVERRRGISAALVYPFMRSLMESPFPAPGKTIKVKTFLPGAGNEVLELRRPTDSRLEHVDFECLFTCLSVRQLIRIFASLLLERRVIFVADKLSTLSSCSHAVVALLYPFSWQHTFIPVLPASMIDIVCCPTPFLVGLLSSSLPKLKELPVEEALMVNLGSDRFIRQMDDEDTLLPRKLQAALEQALERKNELISQDSDSDSDDECNTLNGLVSEVFIRFFVETVGHYSLFLTQSEKGERAFQREAFRKSVASKSIRRFLEVFMESQMFAGFIQDRELRKCRAKGLFEQRVEQYLEELPDTEQSGMNKFLRGLGNKMKFLHKKN, translated from the exons ATGTGGAGTCCTCAGGACAGGAAGTACAACAACCCACCCACTCAG CTCTCCCTGAAACCCGGCAGCCAGTCCCTGCGCAGTGGGAACTGGTCGGAAAGGAAGAGCCACCGGCTGCCACGGTTACCCAAGAGGCACAGCCATGACGACATgctcctgctggctcagctgagCCTGCCGTCTTCGCCTTCCAGCCTCAACGAGGACAGCCTCAGCACCACCAGTGAGCTGCTGTCCAGCCGCCGGGCCCGTCGCGTTCCCAAG CTTGTCCAAAGAATTAACTCCATCTACAATGCCAAGAGGGGAAAGAAGAGGTTAAAAAAGCTGTCTATGTCCAGCATTGAGACATCATCACTGAGAG ATGAGAATAGTGAGAGCGAGAGCGACTCTGACGACAGGTTCAAAG CCCACACACAGCGCCTGGTCCACATCCAGTCCATGCTGAAGCGCGCGCCCAGCTACCGGACCCTGGAGCTGGAGCTGCTCGAGTGGCAGGAGCGGGAGCTCTTCGAGTACTTCGTGGTGGTGTCCCTCAGGAAGAAGCCCTCCCGGAACACCTACCTCCCCGAGGTCTCCTACCAGTTTCCCAAG CTGGACCGACCCACCAAGCAGATgcgggaggcagaggagaggctCAAGGCCATTCCCCAGTTTTGCTTCCCTGATGCCAAGGACTGGCTCCCGGTGTCAGAATACAGCAG CGAGACGTTCTCTTTCATGTTGACTGGGGAAGATGGCAGCAGACGCTTTGGCTACTGCAGGCGCTTACTG CCGAGCGGGAAAGGGCCTCGGTTGCCAGAGGTGTACTGTGTCATCAGCCGCCTTGGCTGCTTCGGCTTGTTTTCCAAG GTGCTCGATGAGGTGGAGCGCCGGCGTGGGATCTCCGCTGCGCTGGTCTATCCCTTCATGAGAAGTCTCATGGAATCACCCTTCCCCGCCCCAGGGAAGACCATCAAAGTGAAGACCTTCCTGCCAGGGGCTGGCAATGAG GTGTTGGAGCTGCGGCGGCCCACAGACTCCCGGCTGGAGCACGTGGACTTCGAGTGCCTCTTTACCTGCCTCAGCGTGCGTCAGCTCATCCGCATCTTCGCCTCACTGCTGTTGGAGCGTCGGGTCATTTTTGTGGCAGATAAGCTCAG TACCCTGTCCAGCTGCTCCCATGCGGTGGTGGCCTTGCTCTACCCCTTCTCCTGGCAGCACACCTTCATTCCTGTCCTCCCGGCCTCCATGATTGACATCGTCTGCTGTCCCACCCCTTTCCTGGTTGGCCTGCTCTCCAGCTCCCTCCCCAAACTGAAGGAGCTGCCTGTGGAAGAG GCACTGATGGTGAATCTGGGGTCTGACCGATTCATCCGACAG atGGACGATGAGGACACGTTGTTACCTAGGAAGTTACAGGCAGCTCTGGAGCAGGCTCTAGAGAGGAAGAACGAACTGATCTCCCAGGACTCAGACAGCGACTCCGATGATG aatgtaaTACCCTCAATGGGCTGGTGTCGGAGGTGTTTATCCGGTTCTTTGTGGAGACTGTTGGGCATTACtccctcttcctgacccagagcgAGAAGGGGGAGAGGGCCTTTCAGCGGGAGGCTTTCCGCAAGTCTGTGGCCTCCAAAAGCATCCGCCGTTTTCTTGAAGTTTTTATGGAGTCTCAGATGTTTGCTGGCTTCATCCAAGACAGGGAGCTGAGAAAGTGTCGGGCAAAGG GCCTCTTTGAGCAGCGAGTGGAGCAGTATTTAGAGGAACTCCCAGACACCGAGCAGAGTGGAATGAACAAGTTTCTCCGTGGTTTGG GCAACAAAATGAAGTTTCTCCACAAGAAGAATTAA